The following proteins come from a genomic window of Larimichthys crocea isolate SSNF chromosome III, L_crocea_2.0, whole genome shotgun sequence:
- the LOC113745660 gene encoding protein DEK, with amino-acid sequence MPGCPKQNRDDLKEEGSRSSSAQSPGQNRENHHWDSEVGWRTSFTGVRAKSANAILFTSPFSPPMKDQVTSQNETEAQLKDTENQTEGKQKVESETEVDGGFETEKETTENTKQAADGINLDKEPYSVVNTDTVPYLSIGTSQKNPDDFNKLSTDGLGQRSQTRRVMGRISTWPPTAIQWQARCKMMKEKEEERSDAFTVWTPKFPSEVKKVSDKVEHPSGSVLDQKDKKTEKNQIEDPQKLKEGHTQSPKPNDKTTSFSEVHDHTDMKQEEQLNKEETSQDPATVRQTTGETQNLSQEKPKNPNQDLKPAEKNASKRTIKAEPKRAVTSRQRPENRGTGSKAPSGGSTPDDETLLSGNEYPTMDLLHEVVQNNGRWTRERWRQIHVNKQRL; translated from the coding sequence ATGCCTGGATGTCCAAAGCAAAACAGAGATGACTTGAAAGAAGAAGGCAGTAGATCGAGTTCAGCTCAGTCTCCaggacagaacagagaaaacCATCACTGGGACTCAGAGGTGGGATGGAGGACATCCTTTACTGGAGTCCGAGCCAAGTCAGCTAATGCTATTCTCTTTACGTCTCCTTTCTCCCCACCCATGAAAGATCAAGTGACTTCACAAAATGAGACAGAGGCTCAGttgaaagacacagaaaaccAAACTGAAGGAAAGCAGAAAGTGGAGAGTGAAACTGAAGTAGATGGAGGAtttgagacagaaaaagagaccACTGAAAACACTAAACAAGCTGCTGATGGTATAAATCTAGACAAAGAACCTTACAGTGTTGTCAACACTGACACTGTACCTTATCTGAGCATCGGTACAAGCCAGAAAAATCCAGATGATTTCAACAAACTGTCCACTGATGGGTTGGGTCAAAGATCACAGACGAGAAGAGTTATGGGGAGGATCTCCACTTGGCCTCCGACTGCAATTCAGTGGCAGGCAAGATGTAAAATgatgaaggagaaggaagaggagcgCTCTGATGCCTTCACTGTTTGGACACCAAAGTTTCCAAGTGAGGTTAAGAAAGTGTCAGACAAAGTGGAGCATCCTTCCGGTTCTGTCCTTGACCAAAAGGAcaagaaaactgagaaaaatcAAATAGAAGATCCACAAAAATTGAAAGAGGGACACACTCAGTCCCCAAAACCAAATGACAAGACCACTTCTTTTAGTGAGGTCCATGACCACACTGATATGAAGCAAGAGGAGCAGCTAAACAAAGAGGAGACAAGCCAGGACCCTGCCACTGTAAGGCAGACAACTGGTGAAACCCAAAATCTGAGTCAGGAAAAACCAAAAAATCCAAATCAAGACCTGAAACCTGCAGAAAAGAACGCCAGCAAGAGGACCATCAAGGCAGAACCCAAGAGAGCTGTGACCAGCAGACAGAGGCCAGAAAACAGAGGCACTGGCTCAAAGGCTCCCTCTGGTGGCTCCACACCAGATGATGAAACACTGCTGTCTGGCAATGAGTACCCCACCATGGACCTGCTGCATGAAGTTGTGCAGAACAACGGCCGTTGGaccagagagaggtggaggcagATACATGTCAACAAGCAGCGTCTTTAG